In Streptomyces sp. NBC_00091, the following proteins share a genomic window:
- the meaB gene encoding methylmalonyl Co-A mutase-associated GTPase MeaB: protein MPPKIDIDVYAKGVLDGKRAHIARAITLVESTRADHRTLAQRLLTELLPHTGKARRIGISGVPGVGKSTFIDAFGTMLTGLGHRVAVLAVDPSSTRTGGSILGDKTRMERLAVDPAAFVRPSPSAGTLGGVAKATRESMIVMEAAGYDVVLVETVGVGQSETTVAGMVDSFLLLSLARTGDQLQGIKKGVLELADVLAVNKADGPHERDAKAAARELSGALRLMHPVDAAWTPPVLTCSARESAGLDEVWNRLEQHRVLLEAGGRLAAKRAAQQVEWTWSMVRDELLERLRANPSVRELAPSLEAGVRAGTVTATSAADRILAAFAGG from the coding sequence ATGCCCCCGAAGATCGACATCGACGTGTACGCGAAGGGCGTGCTCGACGGGAAGCGCGCGCACATAGCGCGCGCCATCACCCTTGTCGAGTCCACCCGGGCGGACCACCGCACCCTGGCGCAGCGGCTGTTGACGGAGCTGCTCCCCCACACGGGGAAGGCGCGCCGGATCGGCATCAGCGGGGTTCCGGGGGTGGGCAAGTCCACCTTCATCGACGCGTTCGGCACGATGCTGACGGGCCTGGGGCACCGGGTGGCCGTCCTCGCGGTCGACCCCTCCTCCACCCGTACGGGCGGCTCCATCCTGGGCGACAAGACCCGGATGGAACGCCTGGCGGTGGACCCGGCGGCCTTCGTGCGCCCCTCCCCGTCGGCGGGGACCCTGGGCGGGGTGGCGAAGGCCACGCGCGAGTCGATGATCGTGATGGAGGCGGCGGGCTACGACGTCGTCCTCGTGGAAACGGTCGGCGTCGGCCAGTCCGAGACCACGGTCGCGGGGATGGTCGACTCCTTCCTGCTCCTGTCCCTGGCCCGTACGGGCGACCAGCTCCAGGGCATCAAGAAGGGCGTCCTGGAGCTGGCGGACGTCCTCGCGGTGAACAAGGCGGACGGCCCGCACGAGCGCGACGCGAAGGCCGCCGCCCGGGAGCTGTCGGGCGCGCTGCGCCTGATGCACCCGGTGGACGCGGCGTGGACCCCACCGGTCCTCACGTGCAGCGCCCGCGAATCGGCCGGCCTGGACGAGGTCTGGAACCGCCTCGAACAGCACCGGGTGCTGCTGGAGGCGGGCGGCCGGCTGGCGGCGAAGCGGGCCGCGCAGCAGGTGGAGTGGACCTGGTCGATGGTCCGCGACGAACTGCTGGAACGCCTGCGCGCGAACCCCTCCGTACGGGAGCTGGCCCCGTCCCTCGAAGCCGGCGTCCGCGCGGGCACCGTCACCGCCACGTCGGCGGCGGACCGGATCCTGGCGGCGTTCGCGGGGGGCTGA